The following are encoded together in the Pseudodesulfovibrio indicus genome:
- a CDS encoding chemotaxis protein CheW, with translation MSEQAVKQYLTFGLDGEVFALDIVKVREVLELTDVSKLPLTPDHMKGVINIRGHAIPVVDMRSKLGMDKAGRTVDTCIIILDVLFESGVLTVGIVVDSVREVIDLSEEAIEPPPRLGSSVDASYMAGLGYQGDQFIILLDADSIFADEEVPLKQAPETKAA, from the coding sequence ATGTCTGAACAAGCAGTCAAGCAATACCTGACCTTCGGACTGGATGGGGAGGTGTTCGCCCTTGATATAGTCAAGGTGCGGGAGGTGCTGGAGCTCACCGACGTCTCCAAGCTGCCGCTCACTCCCGACCACATGAAGGGGGTCATCAACATTCGCGGCCACGCCATCCCGGTGGTGGACATGCGCAGCAAGCTCGGCATGGACAAGGCCGGTCGGACCGTGGACACCTGCATCATCATCCTGGATGTGCTGTTCGAGAGCGGCGTCCTCACCGTCGGGATCGTGGTCGATTCCGTCCGGGAGGTGATCGACCTGTCCGAGGAGGCCATCGAGCCTCCGCCGCGTCTCGGCAGTTCCGTCGACGCAAGCTATATGGCGGGGCTGGGCTATCAGGGTGACCAGTTCATCATCCTTCTGGACGCGGACTCCATTTTCGCGGACGAGGAGGTCCCGCTCAAGCAGGCGCCGGAAACCAAGGCGGCCTGA